One Niallia circulans DNA segment encodes these proteins:
- a CDS encoding IS3 family transposase → MTSKSNNSKKQKTSVPLIANKRQQDMENDYLTKLELLMSKQENITNQDKAKIVYELRKQYPVTALVKYVNIPRSTYYNLLKQMSRPDKDADIKVEIQTIFDEHEGRYGYRRIREELAKRGQNVNHKKVLRIMKILGIKSSSSRKK, encoded by the coding sequence ATGACATCAAAATCAAATAATTCAAAAAAGCAAAAAACTTCCGTTCCTCTGATAGCAAACAAAAGGCAGCAAGATATGGAAAATGACTACTTAACAAAACTAGAATTGCTTATGTCTAAACAAGAAAACATCACCAATCAAGACAAAGCCAAAATAGTCTATGAATTAAGGAAGCAATATCCGGTAACAGCTCTTGTGAAGTACGTTAATATTCCACGAAGCACTTATTATAACCTGCTGAAACAAATGAGCCGACCTGATAAGGATGCTGATATAAAGGTTGAAATACAAACAATTTTTGATGAGCATGAAGGCCGGTATGGCTACCGCCGAATTCGCGAGGAGCTTGCAAAGCGTGGACAAAACGTTAATCATAAGAAGGTTTTGCGAATCATGAAAATTTTAGGAATAAAAAGTTCTTCTAGCAGAAAAAAATGA
- a CDS encoding HNH endonuclease has product MNTYIVMQGSKYHEVRDMGIIWSPKIAKGGSIEHSWERMKEVKKGDRIFHYVKGNIVAISIAKEDCVEATRPLILQSDLFDDEAGYLVEVEYYELDKSVNVKEKFAAISPLLPIKYSPFQDDASGNSGYLYPCNEELAIKLLELIGELNIYLIDTEQLELSMDYIKVTEHNTLIPVIAETESEVKTKIRLGQQRFKKDLMSLWGCKCALCDIELPELLKASRSKPWKDSTNEERNDPYNGILLCSNHDALYENGKIAFDGQGRLHISPEINEEDYLKYGLLTKKKIKLNQDNKVYFKWHKRNIWSKAIGTNEETESQEEEEVIEQP; this is encoded by the coding sequence TTGAACACATATATAGTCATGCAAGGAAGCAAATACCATGAAGTAAGGGACATGGGAATAATCTGGTCACCGAAAATCGCTAAAGGTGGCAGTATCGAGCATTCGTGGGAAAGAATGAAGGAAGTGAAAAAGGGCGACCGCATTTTTCATTATGTGAAAGGAAATATTGTGGCGATTAGTATTGCGAAAGAGGATTGTGTGGAAGCAACAAGGCCACTAATTTTGCAATCAGACCTTTTTGATGATGAAGCTGGGTACCTAGTTGAGGTCGAGTATTATGAACTGGACAAATCGGTAAATGTAAAAGAGAAATTCGCCGCTATTTCACCACTGCTTCCAATCAAATATTCACCTTTCCAAGACGATGCAAGTGGAAATTCAGGCTATTTGTACCCATGTAATGAAGAACTAGCGATCAAGTTGTTAGAGCTGATTGGCGAATTAAATATTTACTTAATAGATACAGAGCAGCTCGAATTATCGATGGATTACATCAAAGTAACAGAGCATAACACATTAATACCAGTTATTGCCGAAACAGAATCAGAAGTGAAAACAAAAATCCGTTTAGGACAGCAACGATTCAAGAAGGACTTAATGTCCTTATGGGGCTGCAAATGTGCATTATGCGATATCGAATTGCCAGAGCTGCTGAAAGCAAGCCGCTCCAAACCATGGAAAGACAGCACAAACGAAGAACGAAACGATCCATACAACGGTATCCTGCTATGCAGTAATCACGACGCCTTATACGAAAACGGTAAAATTGCCTTTGACGGTCAAGGCAGACTCCACATCTCACCTGAGATTAATGAAGAAGATTACTTAAAATACGGGTTATTGACGAAAAAGAAAATTAAGTTAAACCAAGACAATAAGGTATACTTCAAATGGCATAAAAGAAACATCTGGAGCAAAGCAATCGGCACAAATGAAGAAACAGAAAGCCAAGAAGAAGAAGAAGTAATAGAACAGCCTTAA
- a CDS encoding sulfatase-like hydrolase/transferase, with the protein MTMKKKPHIILFNPDQWRGDVLGHMGNPAAVTPNLDEMTREDGVSFRNAFCQNPVCTPSRCSFMSGWYPHVRGHRTMYHMMSEEEPVLLKTLKNNGYHVWWGGKNDLVPSENGFDAYCDMKYEPENQPKPMFGGMFTGGEDNWRGLPGSDTYYSFLVGKLEKEQGEECYYDSDWANIFGAIEQIKNAPEDKPLCIYLPILYPHPPYAVEDPWYSMIDKSKLPNRIKAEDLSKDMPSMLAGLRERYNMEGWSEERWTELRSVYYSMCARVDYQFGLLMQALKEAGIYDDTAVFFFSDHGDFTGDYGLVEKTQNTFQDCLARVPFIVKPPAHHQIKPGISDALIELVDLAATVHEMAGIEADYTHFGQSLSPLIAGIKEEHREAVFCEGGRMHGEYHCNESAPANEDTSMLYWPRGEMQRSEGPEHTKATMIRTKDYKYVKRVYEEDELYDIKQDPEETTNRINDPNLTSVLFDLKEKMLDFYQQTCDVVPHKRSSREAKAH; encoded by the coding sequence ATGACGATGAAGAAAAAACCACATATTATTTTGTTTAATCCAGATCAATGGCGCGGGGACGTGCTTGGCCATATGGGGAACCCTGCTGCAGTAACTCCTAATTTAGATGAAATGACAAGAGAGGACGGTGTCTCCTTTCGGAACGCATTTTGCCAAAACCCTGTATGTACACCAAGCCGCTGTTCGTTTATGTCTGGCTGGTATCCTCATGTAAGAGGGCATCGCACTATGTATCACATGATGAGCGAAGAGGAGCCTGTACTATTAAAGACATTAAAGAATAATGGATATCATGTCTGGTGGGGTGGGAAAAATGATCTTGTTCCTTCAGAAAATGGCTTTGATGCGTATTGCGATATGAAGTATGAACCGGAAAATCAGCCAAAGCCGATGTTTGGCGGTATGTTCACAGGTGGTGAGGATAACTGGCGGGGGTTGCCTGGCAGTGACACGTATTACTCGTTTTTAGTTGGCAAGCTGGAAAAGGAGCAAGGAGAAGAATGCTATTATGACAGTGATTGGGCCAATATCTTCGGCGCAATTGAACAGATTAAAAACGCGCCAGAGGATAAGCCGCTTTGCATTTACTTGCCTATACTTTATCCCCACCCCCCATATGCGGTGGAGGACCCTTGGTACAGTATGATAGATAAATCAAAACTGCCTAACCGTATCAAAGCAGAGGACCTTTCAAAAGATATGCCGTCAATGCTGGCAGGACTGCGGGAAAGATATAACATGGAAGGATGGTCTGAGGAGCGCTGGACTGAGCTAAGGTCGGTGTACTACAGCATGTGTGCTCGCGTTGATTACCAATTTGGACTATTAATGCAAGCACTAAAAGAGGCGGGGATTTATGATGATACAGCTGTCTTTTTCTTTTCCGATCATGGTGACTTTACAGGCGATTATGGATTAGTAGAAAAAACGCAAAATACTTTTCAAGATTGTTTGGCAAGAGTACCATTTATCGTTAAACCACCAGCACACCACCAAATCAAACCAGGAATCAGCGATGCTTTAATCGAGCTTGTGGACTTGGCTGCGACGGTACATGAAATGGCAGGGATAGAGGCAGATTACACCCATTTCGGACAGTCTCTTTCACCATTAATTGCAGGAATAAAAGAAGAACATCGTGAAGCAGTATTTTGTGAAGGCGGTAGAATGCATGGGGAATATCATTGCAATGAGTCTGCACCTGCAAATGAAGACACATCAATGCTTTATTGGCCAAGAGGTGAAATGCAGCGCAGTGAAGGACCAGAGCACACTAAAGCAACGATGATTCGCACAAAAGACTATAAATATGTAAAAAGAGTGTACGAAGAAGATGAATTATACGACATTAAGCAAGATCCAGAAGAAACTACTAATCGTATAAATGATCCAAATTTAACTTCCGTTCTGTTCGATTTAAAAGAAAAAATGCTAGATTTTTACCAGCAAACCTGTGACGTTGTTCCACATAAAAGATCGAGCAGGGAAGCGAAAGCACACTAA